The DNA segment ACCATTGTCATTTTACACGATTATTTATTGAATTTTACATGTTCTTCAACATGTCACAGCGATGGTCTTACTACGAATGGCCATGCATTTCGGTTGATCTTACAAAATCCTTAACATGTTATTATCACATATCATCTGTCATAACCAAACTAGAGGGAGACGCAAACAAGTGCTGCTAGACACTGACATAAAGCAAAGTGAAAGCAAACAAATCATGTGAACTATAGAACAAATGCAACAACCTAAGATCACAATCTACAAATGAACTGCAATCCATCAATTAAACTTCAACTCGCAACAGTTCATAAGGAAACCAAGGATCCATCATCAAAGCAATCAAACCTTTACATTAAAGGAAGCCAAGGAATCAGATAGAATCGATGTTACCTTCACGCAGATTTTGCGGTCGCTCTGGGGCCTCTTGAACTTCTTGACACGCTtcttgacaatcttcttggtgagcaaCGGAACCGCCATCTATTGTTGAACAGATAAAAACGAAGACAGATCAGCATTCTTAAACCAAAATGCAACAAATCACCAAAAGGTTCGATTTTTCCGCCAGTCCCAGCGTCACAAGAGCTAAAGACAAGTCGGTAGTCAAGGATCGGGGAATGTTACCTCGGGCCGGCTAGAAGACCACAAGATAACGCGACAAGCTGCACGCAAAAGATCAATCAGGTGAAAGATAGTATTAGCACCTCAGGAGCAGGCAACAGCTCCAGAATCAAAACCCTTAGAGATAGGAGGTATAGGGCGAGAACGATGGCCACTCACCACCGTGCTTCCTTGTATCAAGCCCGCCGTCCCACGGACCTCGGCGCTAACCCTAAAAGAAGGCTTGCGTAGCGGGGATTTATATATACCATCGAACGCTTGCGGAGCCCATCGATGCCGTCCATTTGGCCCACATCGCCTGATACTGGATGAATCACCCTGCGAGGTTGCAAAGAGGCCCCACTTTTTGGTTCTGTGAGAGGCCACTTCATTCATGAAATGGATCCGGGTGACTCAGTTGACACGTCAGGTCGATACACCCCGGTAATTTATCAGAGTCCCATCGCAGCCGTCCATTTGGCTCGCGTCGCGTGATACTAGGTGAACAACCCTGAAAGTTTGCAAAGCGGCCCCACTTTTCAGTTCTGTGAGAAGCCACTTCATTCATGAAATGGAGATCAGATCGATACACCCCTGAAACTTATCAAGGTCTTCAGCACCCGATCGAATACAAGCATTGCAGCAGTTTGCAACGACCAAAAAGAACATTACAACAGGCGTAGTTTCCGCTATTAGGAATTAGAATCCTTCGTCAATAACTATTCAGACCTTCAGCCGTTCCTTTTTTCTTGATCCTTCTtggttctcaaaacaaaataattCCAGGATTTGCTATCTCATTGGCTGTTGATTGAAGAGGAAACAGGGCTCAAGAATGGGTTTCGTGGTTGATTTCATCATTCAATGTCACACTCTAAGTTAACTAATCCATCAATTTCatttaaactaaaattaataataatacattcgattcttataaatcaatcttaaacttttttttatttccaaCGTGGACTACTCAGGAATGTTACTTTTATGCTATTAAGAGAGAACAGACCATTAACATCAACATCATCTTATAAATAATTACGAAGAATTAACTAACAAAATGATTAATGTGCACCACACTTTGAAATTTGAggtctaaaatgcatcaaagagtaATATGCAAATCTAAAAGAATTTTCTTTTGGAACTTAAGGAAAACATTTACACAAGAAACAGTTGCACAAAATATAGGCACATAAAAGAAGAAAGACAGCTCTGGAACTAATGTTCACATACTCTCGACTCTcgagaaccaacttcagtaaccaTATCTCAGAGATATCAATGGAACAGTGTCCTTGAAAGGATCTCTAAAGGGAGGAAATATGTACATAATATGTACCTTATTCACTCAATTTCATGGACATCTAGCAAGAATAGTGTAGGCGCAATGTCCGCTTCCATTTGTCTAGAATCCCAGCAGCCTTCCGACGTGCCCTAGAAGTACCATTCTGAACCAGTTGAGAGATGATTCCGTTAGAGTCCTCCTCTTCCCCAACCTCCCTTAGCCTTTTCCGGTCATACATGCAGATTGAGTAGAGAACGGCTACTGCATTCTCTTTGTTTCGTGCACATGAACTCTCCCTTATGATGCTGAGCAGACAAGGAACTCCACCAGTCTCAGCAATCTCCTCGATAGCCTCTTGGTTGCTCGACAGGAGTGCAAGGATAGCCAGTGACTCATTCACAAGTGACCGATCAGTAATAGCCTTTAAAACTACCCCCAGCACACCGCCACTCACTGCTCTTGCTCTGTTCTCATGAGCCAAGCACAGGCTGAAAATAGCAGACCCCGCATCCTTCTTGGCAGATGAACTGCTTTGTTCCAACAACTCTATAAGTGGTTTCATTGCCCCCAATTCACCAATCTTGAGTTTGTTGGAATCAAGGGCTGATAAGCTGAAGAGAGCTGCTGCTGAATTGCTACATGTCTCGATTCTTCCAGCTTTCAGAGCATCAATAAGAAAGGGTATGGCTTGCGGGTTGTCCCCGACAATCTTCTTATTGGTTTCATTGATCGAGATGTTCAGAATTGTCGTCACAGTATCCTCTTGTACTTTTGGGTCAGCACTCAATTCAGGAATAGAGGGAACAGCCAACAATTGGGAGATTGCATCATCATTTTCTCCAATGAGGGCTCTAAAGGATCTTTTGCACTTCGTGAGGAGTCGAAGTTCGCTTAAGGCTCGCTTCTGTTCCATAACAGAAGAGGGTGAACAAATCTTTTGGAGGAGCCCATCAAGCACATTCTTCTCCGTAACGGTGATTAAACCTTTGTCTTCATCTTGCTCATTATCAAGTGGAGGGAGGGAAACATTATGTTCTATGCACCATTGGGAGATCATCCTATGGACAAGGTGATTAGGGGTGAGGATGGTGTTTGGCAGGATCTGATGTGATTGTGGACAAGTCCAGTTCCCAGAATTCAGCCATTCCTGAATGAATGGCCGATCATAGGTCTGCAAAAGGATACAAAATGCACACCTATCATTGATACTGAAGAAAGGAACAGGACATCATCATTAAGATTAATGTGCATAGCAAGCATGTCCCAGAGTAGCATCTGTGGTGTGCATGGTTGTCCTGTCAACAACTTTCCTAATAACTATTGCCAATTTGATGATGGAATATACTTGGTATATCAATTTGATTTAACTTGAGGAACTAATATGCCCAAGCTAAGAGATCTGGAGGACTTTTATAATGCAGAAACTAATAGATTTAGGGACTAATATGCATTAGTATCTATCACATTATCTCATTGACCGCAAGAAATCTAATGGTTGGG comes from the Musa acuminata AAA Group cultivar baxijiao chromosome BXJ1-10, Cavendish_Baxijiao_AAA, whole genome shotgun sequence genome and includes:
- the LOC103968479 gene encoding U-box domain-containing protein 9, whose amino-acid sequence is MALPFLNGVVGTAAMAKPGVSAAAAGELKNELQRLVREIAEEDDGQIGTYEEAARVLAALKQVTFAGRGVSNGTPRSPLANQRRTDERMDSASVPEHFRCPISSELMKDPVVLASGQTYDRPFIQEWLNSGNWTCPQSHQILPNTILTPNHLVHRMISQWCIEHNVSLPPLDNEQDEDKGLITVTEKNVLDGLLQKICSPSSVMEQKRALSELRLLTKCKRSFRALIGENDDAISQLLAVPSIPELSADPKVQEDTVTTILNISINETNKKIVGDNPQAIPFLIDALKAGRIETCSNSAAALFSLSALDSNKLKIGELGAMKPLIELLEQSSSSAKKDAGSAIFSLCLAHENRARAVSGGVLGVVLKAITDRSLVNESLAILALLSSNQEAIEEIAETGGVPCLLSIIRESSCARNKENAVAVLYSICMYDRKRLREVGEEEDSNGIISQLVQNGTSRARRKAAGILDKWKRTLRLHYSC